A section of the Candidatus Thioglobus autotrophicus genome encodes:
- the trpA gene encoding tryptophan synthase subunit alpha, protein MSRLASVFANLPQGHKAFIPFITAGDSGLDNTYELMLTLVANGANVIELGVPFSDPMADGPMIAKSHERAVAAGVSLRDVLALVKKFRAVDNTTAVVLMGYLNPIEVYAAHSNAEKSGYQAFATDASASGVDGVLVVDMPPEEAHDLKQSLDATGVDFIFLVAPTTTDARIEFLATIASGFVYFVSLKGVTGAGHLDIDVVKNNLSRIRQYINLPVGVGFGIKDAKTAKAISENADAVIVGSSLVAFVEQYADDKAKMLESVGNLANEISCAIK, encoded by the coding sequence ATAAAGCTTTTATTCCTTTTATTACCGCAGGGGATAGTGGCCTGGATAATACCTATGAGCTAATGTTGACTTTGGTGGCCAACGGCGCTAATGTTATTGAACTTGGTGTGCCGTTTTCTGATCCCATGGCAGATGGGCCGATGATTGCCAAATCGCATGAACGTGCGGTTGCAGCAGGAGTTAGCTTAAGGGATGTATTGGCATTGGTTAAAAAATTTAGAGCTGTTGATAACACCACAGCGGTGGTGTTGATGGGCTATCTTAATCCAATTGAAGTCTATGCTGCGCACAGCAACGCAGAAAAAAGTGGCTATCAAGCATTTGCCACGGATGCAAGCGCAAGTGGTGTAGATGGCGTGCTGGTGGTGGATATGCCGCCGGAAGAGGCGCACGATCTTAAGCAGAGTCTTGATGCGACAGGTGTTGATTTTATTTTCTTGGTAGCACCAACCACAACCGATGCACGCATTGAATTTTTAGCAACAATCGCTTCTGGTTTTGTGTATTTTGTATCGCTCAAAGGCGTAACAGGCGCTGGGCATTTGGATATTGACGTGGTTAAAAATAACCTCTCTAGAATTAGACAATATATTAATTTACCTGTGGGCGTAGGTTTTGGTATTAAAGATGCGAAAACGGCCAAAGCTATTTCTGAAAATGCCGATGCGGTAATTGTTGGATCGTCATTGGTTGCATTTGTTGAACAATATGCAGACGATAAGGCTAAAATGTTAGAAAGTGTTGGAAATTTAGCAAATGAAATTTCCTGTGCCATTAAATAA